The Solibacillus daqui genome has a segment encoding these proteins:
- a CDS encoding ABC transporter substrate-binding protein, translating into MNYRFKKNCYKSIQAAVLGVSVLGLAACGATKEEATPVVKDTSSLTLKEIETKATEEGTINSVGMPDSWANWGETWNEVMKKYTLEHTDTDLSSAEEIAKMESEGENATADIGDVGVAFGPIAEQKELTLAYKTSYWDEVPDWAKDDNGDWVVGYQGTIAFLTNKELVDNPPKSWDDILKGDYKVTVGDVQRGAQNQMAVLAAAMAYGGDETNIQPGIDFFATLAKQGRLSLTDAKPANIEKGEVEVALVWDFNALGYAEQINRDQFDVSIPSEGSVVSGYATIINKYAKHPHAAMATREYILSDEGQINLAKGFARPIRDVELPKEVAEKMVPEEQYKNAKPVEDYKSWEETAKTLPQIWQEEVLVHVK; encoded by the coding sequence ATGAATTACAGATTCAAGAAGAATTGTTACAAGTCTATTCAAGCCGCAGTATTAGGGGTGAGTGTACTAGGATTAGCTGCTTGTGGAGCTACTAAAGAGGAAGCTACACCAGTTGTTAAGGATACTAGTTCGTTAACTCTGAAAGAAATTGAAACAAAGGCAACGGAAGAGGGAACGATTAATAGTGTCGGTATGCCTGACTCATGGGCTAACTGGGGAGAAACGTGGAATGAAGTAATGAAAAAATATACATTAGAACACACAGATACAGACTTATCTAGTGCTGAAGAGATTGCCAAAATGGAATCTGAAGGAGAGAATGCAACCGCTGATATCGGTGATGTAGGGGTTGCCTTTGGACCAATTGCGGAACAAAAAGAATTAACGCTCGCCTATAAAACTTCTTATTGGGACGAGGTACCTGACTGGGCAAAAGATGATAACGGAGATTGGGTTGTTGGCTACCAAGGAACGATTGCTTTCTTAACTAATAAAGAATTAGTAGATAATCCGCCAAAATCTTGGGATGACATATTAAAAGGAGATTATAAAGTAACTGTTGGAGATGTTCAGCGTGGTGCACAGAATCAAATGGCCGTTCTTGCTGCTGCGATGGCTTACGGTGGTGATGAAACCAATATTCAACCAGGAATTGACTTTTTTGCGACGCTTGCTAAGCAAGGTCGTCTAAGCTTAACAGATGCTAAACCAGCCAATATCGAAAAAGGGGAAGTAGAAGTTGCCTTAGTATGGGACTTCAATGCTCTTGGTTACGCTGAACAAATCAACCGCGATCAATTTGATGTGAGCATTCCAAGTGAGGGTTCAGTAGTAAGTGGTTATGCAACAATTATTAACAAATATGCAAAACATCCTCATGCAGCAATGGCAACGAGAGAATATATTTTAAGCGATGAAGGACAAATTAACTTAGCTAAAGGATTTGCCCGTCCAATTCGTGATGTAGAACTTCCGAAAGAAGTAGCTGAAAAAATGGTTCCAGAAGAACAGTACAAAAATGCAAAGCCAGTTGAAGATTACAAATCGTGGGAAGAAACGGCTAAAACGTTACCACAGATTTGGCAAGAAGAGGTGTTAGTCCATGTCAAATAA
- the nikA gene encoding nickel ABC transporter substrate-binding protein: MKNSSIWAVSLILMTIILSLAGCSQQDEKETAATKDDKKVFTFSWSGDIGDLNPHTYFPNEFFSQAMVYESLVYYGKDGEIKPWLAKSWDVSENGKEYIFHLRDDVKFSDGSAFNAAIVKKNFDTVLANREQHDWIELINQIKTTEVIDNYTFKLTLHNAYYPTLQELTYVRPLRFVAESAFPASMDTYKNGLTAPIGTGPWVLKEHKENEYAIFESNDNYWGEKPKVDEVVVKVITDGESRVLAFEKGELDMIFGNGVISPDSFKFLKESGKYETKISEPTATRTLLFNTNRETMSDKNIRLALQHAFDKDAVIDNIFYGIENKADTLFPQNLAYTNVEVDPYEYDVEKAKALLDEAGWKTIEGKEFREKDGQPLQLELLFISTDNIQKSIAEFVQGDLRKIGVDVKLTSQESNTFWTTAFDGNYDMLFTATWAVPFDPHSYLASITTDSSGGGPDYYALSGLSFKKELDTRIKQVLLTTTEEDRIKQYHQILTMLHEEAVYLPISYQSNIAVYKKNIMGVDFLPQEVEIPTTTIDMKD; this comes from the coding sequence ATGAAAAATAGTAGTATATGGGCAGTTTCCCTCATTTTGATGACTATTATATTATCGCTTGCTGGATGTTCTCAACAGGATGAAAAAGAAACAGCAGCTACAAAAGATGACAAGAAAGTATTTACTTTTTCTTGGTCTGGGGATATTGGTGATTTAAATCCCCACACTTATTTTCCAAACGAGTTTTTCTCGCAAGCAATGGTTTATGAATCTCTTGTCTATTATGGTAAAGATGGAGAAATTAAGCCGTGGCTAGCAAAGAGCTGGGATGTATCGGAGAATGGGAAAGAGTATATATTCCATTTGCGTGATGATGTGAAGTTCTCAGATGGCTCCGCTTTTAATGCAGCAATAGTGAAGAAAAATTTTGATACCGTACTTGCCAACCGTGAACAGCATGATTGGATTGAATTGATTAATCAAATTAAAACAACAGAAGTAATCGATAACTATACATTTAAATTAACGTTACATAATGCTTATTATCCAACTCTCCAAGAATTAACGTATGTGCGACCACTACGTTTTGTTGCAGAATCAGCTTTCCCAGCAAGTATGGATACATATAAGAATGGTTTAACTGCGCCAATTGGTACTGGCCCATGGGTATTAAAAGAACACAAAGAAAATGAGTACGCTATTTTTGAGAGTAACGATAATTACTGGGGTGAAAAGCCTAAAGTAGATGAAGTAGTTGTCAAAGTAATCACAGACGGTGAATCTCGCGTGTTAGCCTTTGAAAAAGGTGAACTGGATATGATTTTTGGCAATGGTGTAATTAGCCCAGATTCCTTTAAGTTTTTAAAAGAATCTGGAAAATATGAAACAAAAATTTCAGAACCTACGGCTACCCGTACACTGTTATTCAATACGAATCGTGAAACAATGAGTGATAAAAATATACGACTTGCGCTGCAGCACGCTTTCGATAAGGATGCGGTCATCGATAATATTTTCTATGGAATAGAAAACAAAGCGGATACGTTATTCCCGCAAAATTTAGCCTATACAAATGTAGAAGTTGATCCGTATGAGTATGATGTGGAGAAAGCAAAAGCTTTATTAGATGAAGCAGGCTGGAAAACTATAGAGGGTAAGGAATTCCGAGAAAAGGATGGTCAACCTTTACAACTCGAATTGTTATTCATAAGTACGGACAATATTCAAAAGTCAATAGCGGAATTTGTGCAAGGGGACTTACGTAAAATTGGCGTCGATGTGAAATTAACAAGTCAAGAATCAAATACATTCTGGACAACGGCATTTGATGGCAACTATGATATGTTATTCACTGCAACTTGGGCGGTACCTTTTGATCCGCACTCTTATTTAGCTTCCATCACAACCGATTCTTCTGGTGGTGGCCCAGATTACTATGCATTATCTGGCTTATCCTTTAAAAAAGAGTTGGATACGCGTATTAAACAAGTATTATTAACAACAACAGAAGAGGATCGTATTAAACAATATCATCAAATTTTAACGATGCTTCATGAGGAAGCTGTCTATTTACCAATTTCATATCAATCAAATATCGCAGTTTACAAGAAAAATATAATGGGTGTAGACTTCTTGCCACAAGAAGTAGAAATACCAACAACAACTATTGATATGAAAGACTAA
- a CDS encoding ABC transporter ATP-binding protein yields MIEVQQLTIKTKEATVVRDASFQLTQGKVLGLVGESGSGKTMTAMALVDLLPEGVTWSGNISHHGKELKTFSKKELRRLRGEQIAIIMQRPMSAFNPVRTIERHFIETIRAHQAITKRQAKAIAVANLEKMGLPPLQILSQYPFQLSGGMLQRIMMAMTLALEPAYIIADEPTTALDTTNQLTVLKELKAIVEQTNVGMLLVSHDLAVIQYIADEIAVMYKGFIVEQAPLTTLIKSAKHPYTKRLLQSEIGRENSQKIENNIVQHNSCPYFAACPFAQVSCQSLPPLLEVAPHHQVRCIQIERSMSVCPSSK; encoded by the coding sequence ATGATTGAAGTGCAACAGTTAACGATAAAGACTAAGGAAGCTACTGTCGTAAGAGATGCTTCTTTTCAATTAACACAAGGCAAAGTATTAGGTTTAGTCGGTGAAAGTGGCTCAGGTAAAACAATGACAGCGATGGCGCTTGTCGATTTATTGCCAGAAGGAGTAACATGGTCAGGTAATATTTCTCATCATGGAAAAGAACTCAAAACCTTTTCAAAAAAAGAATTACGTCGATTACGTGGAGAACAAATTGCTATTATCATGCAAAGACCTATGAGTGCATTTAATCCTGTACGTACAATTGAACGTCACTTTATCGAAACGATTCGTGCACATCAAGCTATTACAAAACGGCAGGCTAAGGCCATAGCCGTGGCCAATTTAGAAAAAATGGGGCTACCACCTTTGCAGATTCTTTCGCAATATCCATTTCAGTTAAGTGGTGGTATGCTTCAGCGGATTATGATGGCGATGACATTAGCATTAGAACCAGCCTATATTATCGCAGACGAACCTACAACAGCTCTTGATACAACGAATCAACTTACCGTACTAAAGGAATTAAAAGCTATTGTTGAACAGACAAATGTCGGTATGCTACTCGTTTCACATGATCTCGCAGTTATTCAATACATAGCAGATGAAATAGCGGTGATGTACAAGGGCTTTATTGTAGAGCAGGCACCACTAACAACGCTTATAAAATCAGCAAAACATCCCTATACAAAGCGCCTTTTACAATCGGAAATTGGACGAGAAAATAGCCAGAAAATAGAAAATAATATAGTGCAACATAATAGCTGTCCCTATTTTGCTGCTTGCCCTTTTGCTCAAGTTTCCTGTCAATCTCTACCTCCACTATTAGAAGTGGCACCGCATCATCAAGTACGTTGTATACAGATTGAAAGGAGTATGTCAGTATGTCCTTCCTCGAAGTAG
- a CDS encoding ABC transporter ATP-binding protein, with protein sequence MKNMHWIWNYIKNQKFFYFTSIILLIIESISFVYSITLQQYIIDQIIMGSDFGGILKYVLLIALCYLIFIMLFVVNPYIQSKIHGRIKYQLVEQGLSTLYSTPINIIQKERNARYVHFFTNEIPIVARLIGEDITDIIKHFVSTIIICVLFLKASPILFFSILILSLFYIKTGKKLSNEQKKVSKDIQNKKSSLLIVLEECITSTRDVIANNRGDWEKARYQNRFIQYFKCIMMEGKLKIKMVFSLESITSIAQIIVIGYGGYLVFKGVMSIGLLVVIYQLTLELLHSFVKVYNLVFSFSGKMASVENISNWLNTKPKRTDNTKTISSIESLTINNISFRYNSGEKFILKNFSIDIPVGKKIALVGLSGSGKSTIGSLLESLYEVEEGSIMANNININDISNDTWKSKVSIVFQDPYIFPGTIRDNLLLGYNRITDNQIIDLAKAMCIDNFIQKLPDKYDSSLGERGITISGGEKQRLALVRALIRDPEVLILDESTSALDVNTEKIIHKNLAMIRENKTTIIIAHRLSTIKDSDIIFVIDKGEIVEQGCHSELLNNKSLYYELVMNEMKDNNSLIYQ encoded by the coding sequence ATGAAGAATATGCATTGGATCTGGAATTATATTAAAAATCAAAAGTTCTTCTATTTCACTTCTATTATTTTATTAATCATTGAATCCATAAGCTTTGTTTACTCAATAACCTTGCAACAATATATTATTGATCAAATAATTATGGGATCAGATTTTGGTGGAATCTTAAAATATGTTCTATTAATTGCATTATGTTATTTAATATTCATAATGTTATTTGTTGTTAATCCATATATTCAAAGTAAAATTCATGGTCGTATTAAATATCAATTAGTTGAGCAAGGCTTATCAACTTTGTATAGTACGCCAATAAATATAATTCAGAAAGAAAGAAATGCTCGATATGTACATTTTTTTACAAATGAAATACCAATTGTAGCAAGGTTAATAGGTGAAGATATTACAGATATTATAAAGCACTTTGTAAGTACCATTATTATATGTGTTTTATTTTTAAAGGCTTCTCCTATCCTTTTCTTTTCTATCCTTATTTTATCTCTTTTCTATATTAAAACTGGAAAAAAGTTATCCAATGAGCAAAAAAAAGTTTCGAAAGATATTCAAAATAAAAAATCTTCACTACTAATTGTATTGGAAGAATGCATAACATCTACTCGTGATGTAATAGCAAATAATCGTGGGGATTGGGAAAAAGCGAGATATCAAAACCGTTTTATTCAATATTTTAAATGTATAATGATGGAAGGAAAGCTGAAGATAAAAATGGTGTTTTCATTAGAATCTATAACTTCCATTGCACAGATAATTGTAATTGGTTATGGGGGATACCTTGTATTTAAGGGGGTAATGTCAATTGGATTATTAGTTGTGATCTACCAACTGACTTTAGAACTGCTCCACTCGTTTGTAAAAGTATACAATTTAGTATTTTCATTTTCAGGTAAGATGGCTTCAGTTGAAAATATTAGTAATTGGTTAAATACAAAACCAAAGCGAACAGATAATACTAAAACAATTTCCTCAATTGAGTCATTAACAATTAATAACATCTCTTTTCGTTATAATTCAGGGGAAAAATTTATATTAAAAAATTTTTCTATAGATATACCAGTAGGAAAGAAAATAGCTTTAGTTGGACTTAGTGGTAGTGGAAAATCAACTATTGGAAGTTTACTTGAAAGCTTATATGAGGTTGAAGAGGGAAGTATAATGGCAAATAATATCAATATTAATGATATTTCTAATGATACATGGAAATCGAAAGTTAGTATTGTTTTTCAAGATCCATACATATTTCCAGGTACTATAAGAGATAACTTATTACTGGGGTATAATCGAATAACAGATAATCAAATAATAGATTTAGCCAAAGCAATGTGTATCGATAATTTTATCCAGAAATTGCCGGATAAGTATGATAGTTCATTAGGGGAGCGTGGAATAACTATTTCCGGCGGTGAAAAACAAAGGTTAGCATTAGTTCGTGCCTTAATTAGAGATCCAGAGGTATTAATTTTAGACGAGTCTACATCGGCATTAGATGTAAATACAGAAAAAATCATTCATAAAAATCTTGCAATGATTAGAGAAAATAAAACTACAATTATTATTGCTCATCGACTCTCTACTATTAAAGATTCAGATATAATATTTGTTATCGATAAGGGGGAAATTGTAGAACAAGGTTGTCATTCTGAATTATTAAATAATAAATCATTATATTATGAATTAGTGATGAATGAAATGAAAGATAATAATTCTTTAATATATCAATAA
- a CDS encoding alpha/beta fold hydrolase, which yields MKAKRKFRTWIIIRNILLTIVALFLVWIVFHHVLKVYEQTQYPPIGQIVEVDNQNMHVYTKGDGVNTIVLLSGLGTTAPVLDFEPLINEMAKNNKVVVVENFGYGWSDLTTKERTVENIVEEIRIALKKANIDGPYILMPHSVSGIYSLYYANKYPAEIDAVIGIDALFPQAIEYFNEPAPTLPKFLRYVAPTGIARLALYINPEGFLPIADDGTYSEENLKMTKAISAWKGGNKSVVNEANEIKNNIDKTVDMTFPSNMPVLLFATKKDKVTEDGKNNVTFYETQLSNSPSSKIVTLEGHHYLHWTRYKEMSKQVNEFIDSLIITN from the coding sequence ATGAAAGCAAAAAGAAAATTTAGAACTTGGATTATTATAAGAAATATTTTATTAACAATAGTAGCATTATTCCTTGTATGGATTGTTTTTCACCACGTCTTGAAGGTTTATGAGCAAACACAATATCCACCAATTGGTCAAATAGTAGAAGTCGATAATCAAAATATGCACGTTTATACAAAAGGAGATGGGGTGAACACCATTGTTTTATTAAGCGGACTAGGCACAACCGCACCTGTATTAGATTTTGAACCCTTAATAAATGAAATGGCCAAAAACAATAAAGTTGTCGTGGTAGAAAATTTTGGTTATGGATGGAGTGATTTAACGACAAAAGAACGAACTGTAGAAAACATCGTAGAAGAAATTAGAATTGCTCTAAAGAAAGCCAATATTGATGGTCCATATATTTTAATGCCCCATTCCGTATCAGGAATTTATAGTCTGTATTATGCTAATAAATATCCTGCTGAGATTGATGCAGTTATTGGGATTGATGCTCTTTTCCCACAAGCTATTGAGTATTTTAATGAACCTGCCCCGACGCTACCTAAATTTTTAAGATACGTAGCACCAACAGGAATAGCAAGACTCGCGTTATATATAAATCCTGAAGGTTTTTTACCTATTGCTGATGATGGTACATATTCTGAAGAAAACTTAAAAATGACCAAGGCTATCTCCGCTTGGAAGGGGGGAAACAAAAGCGTTGTTAATGAAGCTAATGAAATTAAAAATAATATTGACAAAACAGTTGATATGACTTTCCCTTCCAATATGCCAGTTTTATTATTTGCTACGAAAAAAGATAAGGTTACAGAGGATGGTAAAAACAATGTGACTTTTTATGAAACGCAATTAAGTAATTCTCCTTCAAGTAAAATTGTAACATTAGAAGGACATCATTATCTCCACTGGACTCGTTACAAAGAAATGAGCAAACAAGTTAATGAATTCATAGATTCATTAATAATAACAAATTAG
- a CDS encoding ABC transporter ATP-binding protein, producing MSFLEVEHVAKSYLVGSFMQKKVTFDAVSDVSLSLNTGECLGLVGESGSGKSTLGRMILGVERPCSGCITVDGTELYRTKKIPSTIRREIQVVFQDYYGAVNPRMTVKQIIAEPLRNYQKLTKVEEQAYINELLSMVGLHEEYGEKRPSELSGGQLQRINIARAIALKPRLIILDEPISALDAIIQVEILHLLKQLKEKLHLSYIFISHDLQAVSYLADQIAVMHKGTIIEQVNRVEELTEHQSKKLLIARLPTLF from the coding sequence ATGTCCTTCCTCGAAGTAGAACATGTGGCTAAAAGCTATCTTGTTGGATCGTTTATGCAAAAGAAAGTGACCTTCGATGCAGTTTCAGATGTTTCACTTTCTTTAAATACCGGAGAATGCTTAGGACTTGTTGGAGAAAGTGGTTCTGGGAAAAGTACGTTAGGTCGTATGATTCTTGGCGTTGAACGCCCTTGTTCTGGGTGTATTACTGTAGATGGAACGGAGCTTTATAGGACTAAGAAAATCCCCTCTACTATACGTCGAGAAATACAAGTTGTTTTTCAGGATTACTATGGTGCAGTGAATCCTCGGATGACAGTGAAACAGATAATTGCCGAACCCCTTCGAAATTATCAAAAGCTCACTAAGGTAGAAGAACAAGCCTATATAAATGAACTTCTTTCAATGGTAGGTTTACATGAAGAGTATGGTGAAAAGCGACCAAGCGAATTGAGTGGTGGGCAACTTCAACGAATAAATATTGCAAGAGCCATTGCTTTGAAGCCGAGGCTCATTATACTAGATGAACCTATTAGTGCACTAGATGCAATTATTCAAGTTGAAATACTCCATTTATTGAAGCAGTTAAAGGAAAAACTTCATTTATCGTATATTTTTATATCGCATGATTTACAAGCAGTGTCTTATTTAGCAGATCAGATTGCTGTTATGCATAAAGGAACGATTATAGAGCAGGTGAATAGAGTAGAAGAGCTGACAGAACATCAGTCAAAAAAATTACTTATCGCGAGGTTGCCAACTCTATTCTAA
- a CDS encoding ABC transporter permease, whose amino-acid sequence MKTFRQHSILIVSATVIVFFTAVAIFVPFIAPNDPNYVDLTQKLQPTSKDYPLGTDHLGRCQLSRLLFGARTSLITAFIVMSITFCISVPIGIFAGYMGGIVDTWFIRICDMLMAFPSFLLSLAFVGMLGPSYGHLILAMVCVQWVFYARFIRGMVLSVKERSFVMAARICGTSPFKIAIKHIVPTILASVIVLLFMDIGGVILSISGLSFLGLGVQPPYAELGMMINDSKPYFRSHPMLMMYPGLIIFLVVISFNVFGESLRQWLQVERRL is encoded by the coding sequence ATGAAGACATTTCGCCAGCATTCTATATTAATTGTCAGTGCGACAGTCATTGTATTTTTTACAGCTGTTGCAATTTTTGTACCGTTCATAGCTCCAAATGATCCAAATTATGTAGATTTGACACAAAAACTACAGCCAACTTCTAAGGACTATCCACTTGGCACAGATCATTTAGGGCGTTGTCAACTGTCGCGCCTATTATTTGGCGCACGCACATCTTTAATTACTGCATTTATCGTGATGAGCATTACTTTCTGTATCAGTGTGCCAATAGGTATTTTTGCGGGATATATGGGTGGAATTGTAGATACTTGGTTTATACGTATTTGTGATATGTTGATGGCTTTTCCAAGCTTTTTATTATCGTTAGCATTTGTTGGGATGCTTGGTCCTAGCTATGGGCATTTAATTTTAGCGATGGTCTGTGTACAGTGGGTCTTTTACGCACGATTTATTCGAGGGATGGTACTAAGTGTGAAGGAACGATCGTTTGTTATGGCTGCTCGTATTTGTGGAACAAGCCCATTTAAAATCGCCATAAAGCATATCGTTCCTACAATTTTAGCGTCTGTCATTGTTTTACTTTTCATGGATATTGGTGGAGTTATTTTATCAATTTCAGGTCTGTCCTTCCTCGGACTGGGCGTACAGCCACCATATGCGGAATTGGGCATGATGATAAATGATAGTAAGCCATATTTTAGAAGTCACCCGATGCTAATGATGTATCCAGGTTTAATAATTTTTCTCGTCGTTATTTCATTTAATGTATTTGGTGAATCATTGCGACAATGGCTACAGGTAGAAAGGAGACTTTAA
- the nikB gene encoding nickel ABC transporter permease, with the protein MIRFIYKRLLGAIPSIFGLSIITFLLIQLIPGNPVLTYLRVSNIQASEETVQAIRAEMGLDQPLVMQYVQWLTNVLQFDFGTSLISKRSVLDEMMLHFIPTLQLTAVAFLLIIVCSIPLGVISALHRGKWFDRMTQFFAFSSVSLPTFWLGFLLIYFFSLQLDLLPVLGKGSAAHFVLPATTLALGYIGTYLRLIRASTIEVLEEPFVLYAQARGLKERTIVWRHILKKAASPTLTGLGMSFGNMLGGTIIVENIFAWPGMGQLIVESIVNQDYPMIQACVLLLGIVFFLTNLIVDILCGWLDPRIRLAGDRIK; encoded by the coding sequence ATGATTCGTTTTATATACAAACGATTGCTAGGGGCAATACCGTCCATTTTTGGTTTGTCGATCATTACGTTTTTGCTTATACAGCTAATACCAGGTAATCCTGTATTAACGTATTTACGCGTATCAAATATTCAGGCTTCTGAAGAAACTGTTCAAGCGATACGTGCTGAAATGGGACTAGATCAGCCACTTGTCATGCAATATGTACAATGGCTAACAAATGTACTGCAATTTGATTTTGGAACGTCCTTAATATCAAAGCGGTCGGTCTTAGATGAAATGATGCTTCATTTTATACCAACTTTACAATTAACAGCAGTTGCGTTTTTACTGATTATTGTTTGCAGTATACCACTAGGAGTTATATCTGCTTTACATAGAGGGAAATGGTTTGACCGAATGACGCAATTTTTTGCTTTTAGTAGTGTGTCATTGCCCACATTTTGGTTAGGTTTTTTGCTCATTTACTTTTTCTCGTTGCAACTTGACTTATTACCTGTACTTGGCAAGGGATCAGCTGCGCATTTTGTGTTACCAGCAACGACATTGGCACTTGGTTATATTGGAACCTATTTACGTTTAATAAGAGCCAGTACAATCGAAGTGTTGGAGGAGCCGTTTGTATTATATGCACAGGCACGTGGTTTGAAAGAGCGTACAATTGTTTGGCGGCATATTCTTAAAAAAGCAGCTTCCCCAACATTAACTGGCCTTGGCATGAGCTTTGGTAATATGCTTGGAGGGACGATAATTGTGGAGAACATTTTTGCTTGGCCAGGTATGGGACAATTAATAGTAGAATCGATTGTCAATCAGGATTATCCAATGATCCAAGCTTGCGTTTTACTATTAGGAATTGTTTTTTTCCTAACAAATTTAATAGTAGATATTCTTTGTGGCTGGCTAGATCCACGCATTCGACTGGCAGGTGATCGGATAAAATGA
- a CDS encoding alpha/beta fold hydrolase — MGYFVTVEPDVRIYVEDVNPQGNKTILFIHGWPLNHKQFEYQFNVLPAMGYRCIGIDWRGFGNSDKPFNGYNFDRMADDIHAVVEALQLKDFTLAGHSTGGAISIRYMARYKGYGVSKLVLIDAQSPSSVQEDVANTFITETLNDRPNMLGRLTDTFFFQYITIPLSDWFFQLGLQAAGWSTAAVMMSLRDENVYNDLGKILVPTLIIHGIHDRVVPFKNAQETNKLIRNSQLVPFQYSGHAPFYEERDKFNQLLIQFIG; from the coding sequence ATAGGATACTTTGTTACAGTGGAACCTGATGTAAGAATATATGTAGAGGATGTAAACCCGCAGGGAAATAAAACGATTTTATTTATTCACGGTTGGCCATTAAATCATAAGCAGTTTGAATATCAATTTAATGTTCTTCCAGCAATGGGATATCGATGTATTGGGATTGACTGGAGGGGGTTCGGTAATTCGGATAAACCATTCAATGGGTACAATTTTGACAGAATGGCAGATGATATCCATGCGGTAGTAGAAGCGTTGCAGTTAAAAGACTTCACACTAGCAGGGCACTCCACAGGAGGCGCGATCTCGATTCGATATATGGCTCGATATAAAGGTTATGGCGTTTCAAAACTTGTCTTAATAGACGCTCAATCTCCATCTAGTGTACAAGAAGATGTAGCAAATACGTTCATTACTGAAACACTTAATGATCGTCCTAATATGTTGGGGAGACTAACCGACACTTTCTTCTTCCAGTATATCACTATTCCATTATCTGACTGGTTCTTTCAGCTAGGCTTACAAGCTGCGGGTTGGTCGACTGCCGCGGTCATGATGTCATTAAGAGATGAGAATGTGTACAATGATCTTGGTAAAATATTAGTTCCTACGCTAATTATTCACGGCATACATGATAGAGTTGTTCCTTTTAAAAATGCACAAGAAACAAACAAATTGATAAGAAATTCACAGCTCGTTCCATTTCAATATAGCGGCCATGCTCCTTTCTATGAAGAACGTGACAAGTTCAATCAGCTACTAATCCAATTTATTGGTTGA
- a CDS encoding alkaline phosphatase family protein has protein sequence MSNKVIAIVVDGMRYDKACEALGFIQHLVETNQAALYKVKSELPSLSRPLYEVLLTGTPASVNGITSNQAVRLSTEKSLFHLTKDNGLRNGTASYYWVSELYNRAPFHFIEDREQEDESKPIQYGKFYWDDDYPDSHVLMDAEALRRKYDPHFLYIHPLGVDVKGEIFGSESKEYREQILKVGSLLAQLLPIWIKEGYHILITSDHGMSETGNHGGITDGERDVPLFIISPKVEPGVYNNEVVPQLAFAPLVCELLNIEPSDKMISYQLPGLKGKSLVE, from the coding sequence ATGTCAAATAAAGTAATAGCAATTGTTGTTGATGGTATGAGATATGATAAAGCGTGTGAAGCTCTTGGATTTATTCAACATTTAGTTGAAACAAATCAGGCGGCACTTTATAAAGTAAAGTCGGAACTTCCGAGCCTTTCCCGCCCATTATATGAGGTGTTACTAACGGGTACACCGGCATCAGTGAACGGAATTACGTCTAATCAAGCGGTTCGTCTATCTACCGAGAAAAGTCTTTTTCACCTTACGAAAGATAATGGCTTAAGAAACGGTACGGCATCGTATTACTGGGTAAGCGAACTGTATAATCGCGCGCCATTCCATTTTATTGAAGATCGTGAGCAAGAGGATGAGTCCAAGCCGATTCAATACGGAAAATTTTATTGGGATGATGACTATCCAGACAGTCATGTGTTAATGGATGCAGAAGCTTTGCGCAGAAAGTATGACCCACACTTTTTATATATTCATCCGCTTGGTGTAGATGTAAAAGGAGAAATTTTTGGTTCAGAATCGAAAGAATATCGTGAACAAATTTTAAAAGTGGGGAGCTTGTTGGCACAACTTTTGCCAATCTGGATTAAAGAAGGCTATCACATATTAATTACATCTGACCATGGCATGAGTGAAACTGGGAACCATGGCGGCATAACGGATGGTGAGCGTGATGTACCGCTCTTCATTATTAGTCCAAAAGTTGAGCCTGGTGTTTACAATAATGAAGTAGTTCCACAATTAGCTTTTGCACCGCTCGTATGTGAACTTTTAAATATTGAGCCGTCCGATAAAATGATTTCATATCAGTTGCCAGGTCTTAAAGGTAAATCACTAGTTGAATAG